A window from Bubalus kerabau isolate K-KA32 ecotype Philippines breed swamp buffalo chromosome 5, PCC_UOA_SB_1v2, whole genome shotgun sequence encodes these proteins:
- the TMEM51 gene encoding transmembrane protein 51 yields MMAQSKANGSHYALTAIGLGMLVLGIIMAMWNLVPGFSNAEKPAAQGNKTEVGSGILKSKTFSVAYVLVGAGVMLLLLSICLSIRDKRKQRQGEELAHIQHPGVEPHAHEEDSQEEEEEASSRYYVPSYEEVMNTNYAEGRDADQNPRMSISLPSYESLTGLDETSPTTTRADVETSPGNPPDRQNSKLSKRLKPLKVRRIKSEKLHLKDFRINLPDKNVPPPSIEPLTPPPQYDEVQEKARDARPPD; encoded by the exons ATGATGGCCCAGTCCAAAGCCAACGGCTCGCACTATGCGCTGACCGCCATCGGCCTGGGGATGCTGGTCCTTGGGATCATCATGGCCATGTGGAACCTGGTCCCTGGGTTCAGCAATGCAGAAAAGCCGGCTGCTCAGGGGAACAAGACGGAGGTAGGAAGTGGCATCCTTAAGAGCAAGACCTTCTCTGTGGCCTACGTGCTGGTTGGGGCCGGCGTGATGCTGCTCCTGCTCTCGATCTGCCTGAGCATCCGGGACAAGAGGAAGCAGCGGCAGGGCGAGGAGCTGGCACACATCCAGCACCCGGGGGTCGAACCACACGCCCACGAGGAAGACAG ccaggaggaggaggaagaggcctCCTCACGGTACTACGTCCCCAGCTACGAGGAAGTGATGAACACAAACTACGCAGAAGGGAGGGACGCGGACCAGAACCCCCGGATGAGCATCTCTCTCCCCTCCTACGAGTCATTGACAGGGCTGGATGAGACGAGCCCCACCACAACCAGGGCCGACGTGGAGACCAGCCCAGGGAACCCCCCCGACAGGCAGAACTCCAAGTTGTCCAAACGCCTGAAGCCGCTGAAAGTGAGAAGGATAAAATCCGAAAAGCTTCACCTCAAAGACTTTAGGATCAACCTGCCGGACAAAAACGTGCCTCCTCCCTCCATCGAGCCTTTGACACCCCCGCCACAGTACGATGAGGTCCAGGAGAAGGCCCGTGATGCCCGGCCCCCCGACTGA